The following coding sequences lie in one Panicum virgatum strain AP13 chromosome 6N, P.virgatum_v5, whole genome shotgun sequence genomic window:
- the LOC120677831 gene encoding uncharacterized protein LOC120677831: MSWRCFALHLYLFELLGTHFLWGKRTMARATPAGATGGEVAVQICAEAAAADAAAGGGGESQRRERRLNRFVWVVALGEWAGNAFGALAFVWATAVLLGGFCSDLKPQDFRFATVIIFIEAFRIFSRNYKLDNQSLFGTTRALRWINVSFAHMLGRPQEGNEERDPLRSADADFSLQSPHGLDRAHLFTLLGSRISSVEAAACPVAGASASAASFRSSSQPLVAPPVGAPPPRLSPPPSLLPPFSDLGADDDPPPASSGNMDLSWSSSRGSNSPAALSAGATSTKATESLSDLREQRASHLGARRWIAAGRWITATAEESQHPSTAEDLVPGPEVVLTMGLWIDLINWLPVDESIFLVILQAVLLIVMSKMEIHGYPQLTNRSRRRRRLLLGAVLVAFLIIYGLDSSSKYREFLESPSEDDDDHHFYSMPAQFSSASTEILTQVVAALLLIFRPQVVANLTNTTYGRPLLSLAKVISVVSLGFGSVVTTVFVWQPALVINFVGSIITAFTVAVLSLGSLTPAANNTLLGARWIDVMMHILYLWYLLLPIPAWIFHDFFGGSRRIAIIATGLSFVLWVAVLLMENLQIPAAALQVLLSSSRFHGLQTDYGQPPQDSSTSPNLVPAIRVFYVLALCEGSLYITASILGLFSFFPRRSLVRHLKLSGQQGAKAIDLYYECAYSTCMDTGLFAAKKTLSLAGFATESLSSDSSEVRLAGALVLSNLLNERETDYSSQELRSRIISSNKTVSMLVRMLGWADGRNRDIRLVATRIITNLADSLTISEVPGMLKLVSSLLDADYQPANNEPEGRQDSLLESATSVVNGQRDQGSSVQAVPGNNGGCYWLRRCWLRTKEKWSVVLEEQPLTHQDSLNIPGMVILERLAHDPDNCAEIAKATYLISKIIRLIRYPTDRESSNDHVQQHQHAVIFSSLNFVRRLAITGETTGEAIRQELCRNSFLLNNLECVLELEDRRMSTELMKLVFEILTKLAFDEDAREEIGSSKVTISKLMHAFIGKDGPTDAYYDQSLRMPAGEALANLTIESPANCLAILEEPGYKLIKDLKDMLCKDEYRYVAASLLQNVCAHSRDKLGHHQGAGDHLSSSLPMLMENIMSSAGGKQLEPLIGLVSQIGDVIPEPFARELQHQLQSNGSSGLVQKLVGTLNSNRKPNPEYPRMRRVIVEMVISIVKSCPRYATIFRDKGMMEALSKVERTPSKVEKYRVFYGNVGVVPESGSPLAALVATAKGLLVHPAAPAFGA, translated from the exons GATTTTTAGCCGCAACTACAAATTGGACAACCAGTCCTTGTTCGGGACCACGAGGGCACTTAGGTGGATTAATGTGTCCTTCGCTCACATGTTGGGGCGGCCGCAGGAAGGGAATGAGGAACGAGATCCTCTGCGGTCGGCGGATGCTGACTTTTCTCTGCAGTCGCC GCATGGGCTCGATCGGGCTCACCTCTTCACCCTCTTGGGGTCCCGGATTAGCTCCGTGGAGGCGGCAGCCTGCCCCGTCGCTGGCGCCTCCGCATCCGCGGCCTCATTCCGCTCGTCATCGCAGCCATTGGTGGCGCCGCCCGTgggggcaccgccgccgcgcttgtcgccgccgccatcgctgcTGCCGCCATTCTCGGACCTCGGCGCGGACGACGACCCGCCGCCAGCCTCGTCGGGGAACATGGACCTGAGCTGGTCGTCGTCGAGGGGCTCGAACTCGCCGGCCGCGCTGTCCGCGGGCGCCACCTCGACGAAGGCCACCGAGTCGCTGAGCGACCTGCG GGAGCAGCGCGCGAGCCATCTGGGAGCGAGGCGTTGGATTGCTGCTGGACGGTGGATCACGGCGACTGCAGAGGAAAGTCAGCATCCATCGACTGCAGAGGATCTCGTTCCGGGACCTGAAGTGGTGCTGACCATGGGTTTGTGGATAGACCTCATTAACTGGTTGCCGGTGGATGAATCGATTTTCCTGGTCATTCTCCAGGCAGTGTTACTGATTGTTATGAGCAAGATGGAGATACATGGTTATCCTCAGCTGACGAATCGGTCCCGGCGGCGCAGACGATTGTTGCTGGGGGCTGTCCTGGTCGCCTTCCTAATCATTTATGGTCTTGACTCATCAAGCAAATATCGGGAATTTCTCGAATCCCCGtcagaagatgatgatgatcatcATTTCTATAGCATGCCCGCACAGTTTTCCTCCGCGTCCACAGAGATACTGACACAGGTGGTGGCAGCGTTGCTGCTCATTTTCAGACCCCAAGTAGTTGCCAACTTAACAAATACTACTTACGGCCGCCCCCTATTGTCTCTGGCCAAAGTGATCTCAGTCGTAAGCCTGGGTTTTGGCTCTGTGGTGACCACCGTGTTCGTGTGGCAACCTGCACTTGTCATTAACTTCGTCGGCAGTATAATCACAGCATTCACAGTAGCGGTTCTGTCGCTAGGCAGCCTGACTCCGGCAGCGAACAACACTCTGCTTGGTGCCCGCTGGATCGATGTCATGATGCACATATTGTACCTTTGGTATTTGCTGCTACCAATCCCGGCCTGGATTTTCCATGATTTTTTTGGGGGGTCCCGCCGAATCGCAATTATTGCCACCGGCCTCTCATTCGTTCTCTGGGTAGCAGTGCTGCTGATGGAGAACTTGCAGATCCCGGCGGCCGCCCTTCAGGTCTTGCTCTCATCTTCAAGGTTCCATGGCCTGCAGACTGACTACGGCCAGCCGCCGCAGGACAGTTCTACTAGCCCAAACCTGGTGCCGGCAATCAGAGTCTTCTACGTGCTGGCGCTGTGCGAAGGGTCACTCTACATCACCGCAAGCATTCTCgggctcttctccttcttcccacgCAGATCGCTTGTCCGTCACTTGAAACTCAGCGGTCAACAAGGAGCAAAAGCCATCGATCTCTACTACGAGTGTGCCTACTCAACATGCATGGACACCGGCCTGTTTGCCGCAAAGAAGACGCTGAGCCTCGCCGGCTTCGCCACGGAGTCCCTGAGCTCCGATTCCAGTGAGGTGAGGCTAGCTGGTGCTCTTGTCCTTAGCAACCTCCTGAATGAAAGGGAAACAGATTATTCCAGCCAAGAGCTGAGGTCAAGAATCATCAGCTCCAACAAAACCGTGTCCATGTTGGTTCGCATGCTCGGGTGGGCAGATGGACGAAACAGAGATATCAGGTTGGTCGCCACTAGGATCATCACCAATCTGGCTGACAGTCTCACAATTTCTGAGGTCCCGGGCATGCTAAAGTTGGTGTCCTCGCTCCTCGATGCCGATTATCAACCAGCAAACAATGAACCAGAAGGGAGACAAGATTCCTTGCTCGAGTCTGCCACAAGCGTCGTCAATGGACAGAGGGATCAAGGAAGTTCAGTGCAGGCAGTTCCTGGAAATAATGGAGGGTGCTATTGGTTACGGCGGTGTTGGCTGCGGACGAAAGAGAAGTGGTCAGTTGTTCTGGAGGAGCAGCCCTTGACCCATCAGGATTCACTCAACATCCCGGGCATGGTAATCCTCGAGAGGCTTGCTCATGATCCTGACAACTGTGCAGAAATTGCCAAAGCCACGTACCTCATTTCCAAGATCATAAGGCTCATAAGATACCCCACCGACAGAGAAAGCAGCAACGACCACGTGCAGCAGCATCAGCATGCGGTGAtattttcatctctgaattttgTGAGGCGGCTTGCAATCACCGGGGAGACCACTGGGGAAGCAATCCGGCAAGAGCTGTGCAGGAACTCCTTCTTGCTGAACAACCTCGAATGCGTCTTGGAGTTGGAGGACAGGCGCATGAGCACTGAACTAATGAAACTGGTGTTTGAGATCCTAACCAAGCTGGCCTTCGACGAGGACGCAAGGGAAGAGATTGGGAGCTCCAAGGTGACTATTTCCAAACTCATGCATGCTTTTATCGGGAAAGATGGACCAACCGACGCGTACTATGATCAGTCCCTGCGAATGCCCGCAGGGGAAGCACTGGCAAACCTTACAATAGAGAGCCCTGCAAATTGCCTGGCCATCTTGGAGGAACCAGGATACAAACTTATCAAGGATCTCAAGGACATGCTCTGTAAAGATGAGTATAGATATGTAGCTGCAAGCCTACTGCAGAATGTTTGTGCGCATTCCAGAGATAAACTTGGCCACCATCAAGGTGCAGGTGACCACCTGTCGTCTTCCTTACCAATG ctgATGGAGAATATAATGTCATCCGCGGGGGGCAAGCAACTGGAGCCCCTGATCGGCCTCGTGTCACAAATCGGTGATGTGATCCCGGAACCATTTGCCCGTGAGCTGCAGCATCAGCTACAAAGCAACGGATCATCAGGTCTTGTTCAGAAGCTGGTGGGCACACTCAACTCTAACAGGAAGCCAAATCCTGAATACCCAAGGATGAGAAGGGTTATAGTTGAGATGGTGATATCGATTGTGAAATCTTGTCCTCGCTACGCCACTATATTCAGAGACAAGGGAATGATGGAAGCACTGAGCAAGGTAGAAAGGACCCCATCCAAAGTGGAGAAGTACAGGGTCTTCTACGGCAACGTAGGCGTCGTTCCGGAGAGTGGCTCACCCCTCGCTGCTCTAGTGGCCACGGCAAAAGGGTTGTTGGTTCATCCTGCAGCTCCAGCTTTTGGCGCCTAG